The following proteins are co-located in the Patescibacteria group bacterium genome:
- a CDS encoding DNA methyltransferase: protein MNNWFAITGKTPDLSLAELRALKLDVAPFSVSKQVINGKGDFPSVETWNRLGGVVKAGVWVAECTSARLEDKLIEVLSFPSPDSGRIDFGLSFYPTTYNPKQIERLSLSIKKQLKSSTKQPVRVYLPTDGIISPVITAKELLPKGGKELVIMLEHGQIQIGEVGWVHRFEDWSKREFGDKQVDAKSGLLPQKLARMMVNLTGLNAGDVTIYDPFCGDGTVLMEASELGFNILGSDISPTAVEHSKTNTRSDNFMVEDARITRPKISTSEMAIVTEPYLGPVNAEINQSNHIVNQLTELYYQSLKQWRSFLKPGAAVVMVFPVISNLSTFAKIVDRLSSLGYSTSIGPLRYERVGQLVQRDIVRLTVI from the coding sequence ATGAATAATTGGTTTGCAATCACGGGCAAAACACCCGATTTATCTTTAGCCGAGCTGCGCGCGCTAAAACTAGACGTTGCGCCTTTTAGCGTATCGAAACAGGTGATCAATGGCAAGGGGGATTTTCCTTCAGTCGAGACGTGGAATCGACTGGGCGGCGTGGTCAAAGCCGGAGTTTGGGTGGCGGAATGTACATCAGCTCGACTAGAAGATAAGTTGATTGAAGTCCTGTCATTTCCATCCCCAGATTCGGGTCGCATTGACTTTGGTTTATCATTTTATCCTACTACTTACAATCCGAAACAGATTGAACGATTGTCGCTGTCAATCAAAAAACAACTTAAATCATCTACCAAGCAGCCGGTAAGGGTTTATCTGCCTACCGACGGAATAATTTCGCCCGTTATTACCGCAAAAGAACTGTTGCCCAAGGGTGGCAAAGAATTGGTGATAATGTTGGAGCACGGTCAGATTCAAATTGGTGAAGTGGGTTGGGTGCACCGGTTTGAAGATTGGTCCAAGCGCGAATTTGGCGACAAGCAGGTTGACGCCAAAAGCGGGTTATTGCCGCAAAAATTAGCCCGCATGATGGTCAATTTGACCGGTTTAAACGCCGGAGACGTGACGATTTACGATCCTTTCTGCGGAGATGGCACGGTGTTAATGGAGGCTTCTGAGCTTGGATTTAATATTCTAGGGTCAGACATTAGCCCAACCGCTGTTGAACACAGCAAAACAAACACGAGGTCCGACAATTTTATGGTAGAAGACGCGCGCATTACTCGTCCCAAAATTAGTACTAGCGAAATGGCCATCGTAACCGAACCGTATTTGGGGCCGGTAAATGCAGAGATAAATCAATCAAATCACATCGTGAATCAATTAACTGAACTGTATTATCAATCGTTAAAGCAATGGCGATCGTTCTTGAAACCCGGCGCAGCGGTAGTGATGGTATTCCCGGTAATTTCAAATCTTTCCACCTTTGCAAAAATCGTTGACAGGTTAAGTAGTTTAGGATATAGTACCTCTATAGGTCCGCTACGATATGAACGCGTAGGTCAATTAGTGCAACGTGACATCGTACGGCTAACGGTAATATAA
- the rpmA gene encoding 50S ribosomal protein L27, with protein sequence MAHKKAGGSTRLGRDSQSKRLGVKVFGDQMATAGAIIIRQTGQKFRAGENVGVGTDFSLYAKTAGKVKFSNKKMVRFTGLLKDTRIVSVEPFKPVAKKESK encoded by the coding sequence GTGGCTCATAAAAAAGCCGGTGGTTCAACTCGGTTAGGTAGAGACAGCCAATCAAAACGATTGGGAGTTAAGGTTTTTGGTGACCAAATGGCCACAGCCGGTGCTATTATTATTCGTCAAACCGGTCAAAAATTTCGTGCAGGAGAGAATGTCGGTGTTGGAACCGATTTTTCGTTGTATGCAAAGACAGCTGGAAAAGTAAAATTCAGTAATAAAAAAATGGTTCGCTTCACTGGATTGCTCAAAGACACTCGAATTGTATCAGTTGAGCCGTTCAAACCGGTTGCCAAAAAGGAAAGTAAATAA
- a CDS encoding YraN family protein — protein sequence MENKQVGRIGEDIATDFLRKLHFKIIGRNVIRAGVEADILAEDGKCVVIVEVKTKTSDEYGLPQEMVGPAKQHQLIRFAKSYLSEYGEVAIRIDVVAVTLTNDEPVIEHLKNCVGE from the coding sequence ATGGAAAATAAGCAAGTCGGTAGAATTGGTGAAGATATCGCGACGGATTTTTTGCGCAAATTGCATTTCAAAATCATTGGTCGTAATGTGATTCGGGCAGGGGTTGAGGCTGATATTCTGGCTGAGGATGGTAAATGTGTGGTTATTGTTGAAGTCAAAACCAAAACCAGTGATGAATACGGTTTGCCGCAAGAAATGGTTGGCCCGGCCAAGCAACACCAGCTAATCCGATTTGCCAAAAGCTATTTATCTGAGTATGGTGAGGTGGCAATACGGATAGACGTTGTCGCCGTCACCTTAACTAACGATGAGCCGGTTATTGAACATCTAAAAAATTGTGTGGGAGAATAA
- the gltX gene encoding glutamate--tRNA ligase: MSEQIKYRTRVAPSPTGDPHVGLLRNALYNYFLARQSGGQFILRIEDTDQAREVEGSIDRILAALNWIGTVPDEGPFKQSDYKDEYLKLAKELINKGHAYYCFCSSERLDQLRAEQAKNHQAPRYDRKCRELDKAESEKRSLTEPHVIRMKMPDDEEIVLRDAVKGEVKFNSNEIDDQVIIKSDGFPTYHLASVVDDHLMKINLMLRSDEWLSSSPKHLMLYRYFGWDLPTFAHLPLILNLDRTKISKRKNDTSVLSYKAKGYHPLAMAHFLMFCGWNPEKTQDTYSFADYEKLFSLDRVGKSPAVFDIKKLDWLSHQYFNQDKIDDVFAAYLVWLGDKAENTEVEELFIKLARENHSAAQAMLDIVRMRADYFTQYSATAATFFNQDKLGQLSAVDLLQDGKIDKVEAIKALELVKQSISKIEKSWYDEKSAEKRSKQLNEYFRQVQPAELSPAAYLHPTRVAITGEKQSMNMFEYLSVYLLMDKGVAEIEHRLDHAAAILKNENN; this comes from the coding sequence ATGTCTGAGCAAATCAAATATCGCACTCGTGTTGCCCCTAGTCCAACCGGTGATCCGCACGTTGGCTTGTTGCGTAACGCTTTATATAACTATTTTTTGGCGCGTCAAAGCGGCGGGCAGTTTATTTTGCGGATCGAGGATACAGACCAAGCGCGTGAGGTTGAAGGCTCAATTGATCGCATTTTAGCAGCCTTGAATTGGATTGGTACCGTGCCAGACGAAGGCCCGTTTAAGCAATCCGATTATAAAGATGAATATCTAAAATTAGCTAAAGAATTGATTAACAAAGGCCACGCGTACTACTGTTTTTGCTCATCAGAGCGCCTTGACCAGTTGCGCGCAGAACAGGCTAAAAATCACCAAGCGCCACGTTATGACCGCAAATGCCGTGAATTAGATAAAGCCGAGTCTGAAAAGCGATCACTTACCGAGCCTCACGTAATTAGAATGAAAATGCCGGATGATGAAGAAATTGTGCTACGCGACGCAGTAAAAGGCGAGGTTAAATTTAATTCAAACGAAATTGACGATCAGGTGATAATTAAATCCGATGGTTTTCCCACTTATCATTTGGCCTCGGTGGTGGACGATCATCTAATGAAAATTAATTTAATGCTCCGGTCCGACGAATGGTTGTCGTCTTCGCCTAAACATTTGATGTTGTACCGATATTTTGGCTGGGATTTGCCTACTTTTGCCCATTTACCGTTAATTCTGAACCTCGATCGGACTAAAATTTCTAAACGTAAAAATGACACTTCGGTATTGTCGTATAAGGCCAAGGGTTATCACCCCTTAGCCATGGCGCACTTTTTAATGTTTTGCGGTTGGAATCCGGAAAAAACGCAGGACACGTATTCCTTTGCCGATTATGAAAAACTTTTTTCGCTCGATCGGGTGGGCAAGTCGCCGGCGGTGTTTGATATCAAAAAATTGGATTGGCTAAGCCATCAATATTTCAATCAAGATAAAATTGACGATGTTTTTGCCGCGTATTTGGTTTGGTTAGGTGATAAGGCGGAGAATACCGAAGTTGAAGAGTTATTTATCAAGCTTGCCCGTGAAAATCATTCTGCTGCACAAGCAATGCTTGATATAGTACGCATGCGCGCAGATTATTTTACGCAGTATTCAGCTACCGCGGCCACTTTTTTCAATCAAGATAAATTAGGCCAACTATCTGCAGTCGACTTATTGCAGGACGGGAAAATTGATAAAGTCGAGGCGATTAAGGCGCTTGAATTAGTGAAGCAGTCGATTTCAAAAATTGAAAAATCTTGGTACGACGAAAAATCAGCCGAGAAGCGGTCTAAACAACTAAATGAATACTTTCGTCAGGTACAGCCAGCAGAGCTTTCTCCAGCGGCCTATTTGCATCCAACTCGGGTAGCCATTACCGGCGAGAAACAATCAATGAATATGTTTGAATATCTATCGGTTTATTTGTTGATGGACAAAGGTGTGGCAGAGATTGAACATCGTCTTGATCACGCAGCCGCAATTTTGAAAAATGAAAATAATTAG
- a CDS encoding PIG-L deacetylase family protein, which yields MKIISQIKNLFRSYDTVSKVIRHDQMWQSANVSGAVKIDPISRDDKKLNVLILSPSPGDEILGCGGALARHLLRQDAVRVITLTDGSRGTPSGVRDAQLIKGRESESKQALAVLGEAKVDFWRFENGKLKANPTTLGLLKQIMIEAHVDRIYAPWWGDDNQDHQQTIEILSQSLQAAPQNCEIWQYETSSPLLPNRIVPIDNVFDVKIQAIRKHISQLKLRRFDHAIAGLNDYRGEMHNQKQPAEAFLVLSAKQFSELYGHFDDKIDK from the coding sequence ATGAAAATAATTAGTCAGATCAAAAACCTATTTCGATCGTACGATACCGTATCAAAGGTGATTCGGCACGATCAAATGTGGCAAAGTGCCAATGTGTCCGGTGCGGTCAAAATTGACCCGATCAGTCGCGACGACAAAAAACTTAATGTTTTGATTTTGTCACCAAGCCCGGGTGACGAAATTTTGGGATGCGGCGGGGCGTTAGCTCGGCACTTATTGCGTCAAGACGCGGTTCGGGTAATTACCTTAACCGATGGTAGTCGAGGCACGCCATCCGGAGTGCGTGACGCCCAGTTAATCAAGGGGCGTGAATCTGAATCTAAACAAGCATTGGCGGTTTTGGGTGAGGCCAAGGTGGATTTTTGGCGATTTGAAAACGGCAAACTTAAGGCAAATCCAACTACGTTAGGCTTATTGAAGCAGATAATGATCGAAGCACATGTGGATCGAATTTATGCGCCGTGGTGGGGCGATGATAATCAAGATCATCAGCAGACAATCGAAATTCTGTCTCAATCATTACAGGCTGCGCCGCAAAACTGCGAAATTTGGCAATATGAAACTTCATCACCGCTTTTGCCGAATCGTATTGTGCCAATTGACAACGTGTTTGATGTAAAAATTCAAGCGATTCGAAAACATATCAGTCAGTTAAAATTACGGCGTTTTGATCACGCTATTGCCGGATTAAACGATTATCGTGGTGAAATGCACAATCAAAAACAGCCCGCTGAGGCATTTTTGGTATTGTCTGCTAAGCAATTTTCCGAATTATATGGTCATTTTGACGATAAAATTGATAAATAA
- a CDS encoding glycosyltransferase family 1 protein, producing MKDQPPYSICLDARFWRSETGGLGRYTRELIKHLAELDKTNHYTVLLTADDMPEWDIDQANFTPLVVPIIHYSLSEQTKFLQILNQHHFDLVHFLNFNHPIGYLRPFVTTIHDMTLFFFPGGQKKQKPVRRVAFRYIFKHASTKATKVIAISNYTKNDIQKYFHVKSDKIAVVYEGGPDPYKLPKNHLELAQNYLKTNQPYFLFVSQWRPHKGILTLVRAFEQFKRETKLPHRLVLLGSQKMATLEVLDAIKNSEFKADILAPGFAPDDVLASLYKNACAFVVPSEYEGFGLPVLEAYSYNTPVIVANNSSLPEVAGDAAIYFPTKDVAKLAEAMQKITQDHDLDKSLRAREIDQLAKFSWDKCAKETLDVYLSILSSK from the coding sequence ATGAAAGATCAACCACCATATTCAATCTGTTTAGATGCGCGGTTTTGGCGAAGCGAAACCGGTGGGCTTGGCCGCTACACTCGCGAACTAATCAAACACCTGGCTGAGCTTGATAAAACTAATCACTACACCGTGTTATTAACCGCCGACGATATGCCGGAATGGGACATCGATCAAGCAAACTTTACCCCGCTGGTGGTACCAATTATCCACTATTCCCTATCTGAACAAACAAAATTCCTGCAAATATTAAATCAACATCATTTTGATCTGGTGCATTTTTTGAACTTTAATCATCCAATTGGCTATCTTCGTCCATTTGTGACTACCATTCACGATATGACCCTGTTTTTCTTTCCGGGCGGACAGAAAAAACAGAAACCGGTTCGTCGGGTAGCGTTCCGATATATTTTTAAGCACGCATCAACCAAAGCAACCAAAGTGATTGCCATTTCTAACTACACCAAAAACGATATCCAAAAATATTTTCATGTAAAATCCGATAAAATTGCGGTTGTTTACGAGGGCGGCCCCGATCCATACAAATTACCTAAAAATCACCTCGAACTGGCTCAGAACTATCTTAAAACCAATCAACCGTACTTTTTATTTGTTAGCCAGTGGCGGCCACATAAAGGTATTTTAACTTTGGTACGCGCTTTTGAGCAATTTAAGCGCGAGACAAAATTGCCGCATCGGTTAGTGCTGCTTGGTAGTCAAAAAATGGCTACGCTAGAGGTATTGGATGCGATCAAAAATTCGGAATTTAAAGCGGATATTTTAGCACCCGGGTTTGCGCCAGATGACGTTTTGGCCTCCTTATATAAGAATGCATGCGCGTTCGTTGTGCCGTCGGAGTACGAAGGCTTTGGTCTGCCGGTGCTAGAAGCATACAGCTATAACACACCGGTAATTGTAGCTAACAACTCTTCGCTGCCAGAGGTAGCCGGAGACGCAGCGATATATTTTCCAACAAAAGATGTAGCAAAGCTAGCTGAGGCGATGCAAAAGATCACCCAGGATCATGATTTAGATAAATCATTGCGCGCAAGAGAGATAGATCAGCTAGCCAAGTTTAGTTGGGATAAATGTGCAAAAGAAACTCTGGACGTTTATTTATCAATTTTATCGTCAAAATGA
- a CDS encoding sigma-70 family RNA polymerase sigma factor: MATAIQDRPESISENWRRFKQWGDPRARAALITHYSYLAKVSAGRMIPCLPPTMEIGDIAGYGAIGLIKAVDQFDLTRMVKFETYAIALIRGAILEGLREEDWVPRTVRENIKVIEAVIARLESMMGRPPTDDEVARELKLDIKSYLGLCAEKERTSLVRIDKPVDTEETITIADMVRDKQVDVAAEAEDNEARRVILQAVNTLPSNERKVALCYYFGGMTYKEIGEVLRRSESRVYQLERQARKRLLNNGWLQDMACATDGTDMTQPFITHSQHRNGAHGTCQTPLDQTLTPDDEVAPSPPQDQPSALPGDNAMADTAPARYSMPELTGDPVILTGPVQIKVAYHLIKEIFENGGKVRSVRIGKQIGASSREVTSATNCLLRSKHAFARPGLNQPLVFATPIKVMTNLKGGAATLEDDLTLKPGHEYDLIALAMDRLNQAGHNGASPVPPTPHPQNTPATPAPDKLQQAINRLTRVIDDRTALAQRQRDELAATESLISEATSKLETLVAADKIVAALVKK; encoded by the coding sequence GTGGCCACGGCAATTCAGGATCGCCCCGAAAGCATCAGTGAAAACTGGCGCCGGTTCAAGCAATGGGGTGATCCACGGGCTCGAGCCGCGTTGATCACCCACTACTCTTACCTAGCCAAAGTATCGGCTGGTAGAATGATACCGTGTCTGCCACCAACGATGGAGATAGGCGACATAGCGGGTTATGGCGCAATTGGTCTAATCAAGGCAGTGGACCAATTTGATCTGACCCGAATGGTTAAGTTCGAAACCTACGCCATCGCGCTAATTCGAGGAGCGATCCTGGAAGGACTGCGCGAAGAAGACTGGGTTCCCCGTACCGTACGTGAGAACATCAAGGTGATCGAAGCTGTTATAGCCCGTTTGGAATCAATGATGGGTCGGCCTCCGACAGATGACGAGGTTGCGCGTGAGTTGAAGCTAGACATCAAATCCTACCTTGGCTTGTGCGCAGAGAAAGAACGCACTTCCCTTGTCAGGATCGACAAACCGGTTGACACCGAGGAAACCATTACCATCGCAGATATGGTTCGAGACAAGCAGGTTGATGTAGCAGCGGAAGCCGAGGATAATGAAGCACGTCGCGTCATCCTGCAAGCTGTAAATACCCTACCGAGTAATGAAAGAAAGGTAGCTCTCTGCTACTACTTCGGCGGGATGACATACAAAGAGATCGGTGAAGTCTTGCGCCGGTCAGAGTCGAGGGTGTACCAACTGGAACGGCAAGCAAGAAAGCGCTTGCTTAACAACGGGTGGTTACAAGACATGGCGTGTGCAACGGATGGCACAGACATGACCCAGCCTTTCATCACCCACTCTCAACACCGAAACGGGGCGCACGGTACCTGCCAGACTCCGCTCGATCAAACGCTGACTCCAGACGACGAAGTTGCACCATCACCACCCCAAGACCAACCCAGCGCACTCCCAGGAGACAACGCAATGGCAGACACCGCACCGGCACGATATTCGATGCCTGAGTTAACCGGGGATCCGGTGATTCTAACCGGGCCTGTCCAGATCAAAGTAGCATACCACCTGATCAAGGAGATCTTTGAGAACGGCGGTAAAGTGCGCTCCGTTCGAATCGGCAAACAGATCGGCGCGTCGAGCCGTGAAGTAACATCAGCAACCAACTGCTTACTACGGAGCAAGCACGCCTTCGCTAGACCCGGTCTCAATCAACCCCTGGTATTCGCGACGCCCATCAAGGTAATGACAAACCTCAAAGGCGGGGCGGCTACCCTCGAGGACGATCTGACGCTGAAACCTGGCCACGAGTACGACTTGATCGCTCTGGCCATGGACCGTCTTAACCAGGCGGGGCATAACGGCGCGTCACCAGTGCCACCCACGCCACACCCGCAGAACACGCCCGCCACACCCGCACCCGACAAGCTCCAGCAGGCAATCAACCGCTTGACCCGGGTCATAGACGATCGAACCGCGTTGGCACAGCGACAACGCGACGAGCTGGCGGCAACGGAGTCTCTGATATCTGAGGCCACATCCAAGTTGGAGACGCTGGTGGCCGCGGATAAAATCGTGGCCGCCCTCGTCAAGAAGTGA
- a CDS encoding metal-dependent hydrolase: MTGKTHQVIGITVGLGSFLILNPAEYGPATFAAVLVISSLGSLLPDIDSAGGDIWHTLPFGHTIGKISDPILAHRNITHSILGFALITYGFNLLLNLAPTYWGLNTHYILIALIAGYGSHLVADMITVEGIPLLWPIQKMFGIPPKPFDGVRIVTGKWFENLVIFPAVNLVLIILVASKWDVIKTILLK; encoded by the coding sequence ATGACAGGGAAGACACATCAAGTTATTGGCATAACGGTTGGGTTAGGGTCGTTTTTGATTCTTAATCCGGCCGAATACGGCCCCGCCACCTTTGCGGCGGTGCTGGTTATTTCGTCCCTCGGATCGCTACTACCGGATATCGACTCTGCTGGTGGCGATATTTGGCACACTTTGCCGTTTGGTCACACCATCGGCAAAATATCCGATCCCATTTTGGCTCATCGCAACATTACCCACTCCATTTTAGGATTTGCTTTAATTACTTACGGATTTAATCTGCTGCTCAACCTCGCCCCAACCTATTGGGGGCTTAACACGCATTACATTTTAATCGCGCTAATCGCTGGATACGGTAGCCATTTGGTCGCAGATATGATAACTGTAGAGGGGATTCCGTTGCTCTGGCCAATCCAAAAGATGTTTGGCATTCCGCCCAAGCCGTTTGATGGTGTGCGTATTGTCACCGGCAAATGGTTTGAAAACCTAGTCATCTTCCCGGCAGTTAATTTAGTGTTAATTATTCTGGTCGCATCAAAGTGGGATGTGATTAAAACAATTTTATTAAAATAA
- the galE gene encoding UDP-glucose 4-epimerase GalE, producing MVQPILVTGGAGYIGSQTVQALLDAGKSVVVVDNLSAGSRRLVPDGVAFEQADTRDVTEMNRIMKQYHPSAVMHFAAHLAVGESVEKPIEYYDNNVVGVIRLLDAMRQNNVKRFIFSSTCAIFGQPKTVPVSEYLPPNPESPYGQTKLAVEQLLPWAEKAYGIKWTALRYFNAAGAAHNGTLGLIQSNPSQLIPKAITALLADQEVELYGTDWPTPDGTCVRDYIHVEDLASAHILALNRLEKGGESTVYNLGTGTGTSVKQILDAIEKASGKKLKIKMMPRRLGDPAKVWADNTKAVKELGWQPKYTDINDIVKTAWSWHSKLSK from the coding sequence ATGGTACAACCGATACTTGTAACCGGGGGAGCGGGGTACATTGGCAGCCAAACCGTGCAAGCGCTGCTTGACGCCGGTAAATCGGTGGTAGTGGTGGATAATTTGTCGGCCGGATCACGTCGGCTTGTGCCCGATGGTGTCGCGTTCGAGCAGGCAGATACGCGTGACGTTACCGAAATGAATCGTATAATGAAGCAATATCATCCCAGTGCGGTGATGCATTTTGCCGCGCACTTGGCGGTGGGCGAATCGGTTGAAAAGCCAATAGAATATTACGATAACAACGTGGTTGGGGTGATTAGACTGTTAGATGCGATGCGTCAGAATAACGTTAAGCGGTTTATTTTCTCATCTACCTGTGCCATTTTTGGTCAACCAAAGACCGTGCCAGTGTCCGAATACCTGCCCCCGAATCCCGAAAGCCCGTACGGGCAGACCAAATTAGCGGTGGAACAGCTGCTGCCCTGGGCGGAAAAAGCCTATGGTATCAAATGGACTGCGCTGCGTTATTTTAATGCCGCTGGAGCAGCCCACAACGGCACATTAGGGTTGATCCAATCAAACCCTAGTCAACTGATCCCCAAAGCCATTACAGCGCTTTTAGCAGACCAAGAAGTCGAACTGTACGGCACAGATTGGCCGACGCCCGATGGCACGTGCGTTCGCGACTACATCCACGTTGAAGATTTGGCCAGCGCGCATATTTTAGCGTTGAATCGGTTGGAAAAAGGGGGAGAAAGCACGGTTTATAATTTGGGCACCGGTACGGGAACCAGCGTAAAGCAGATTTTGGATGCAATTGAAAAAGCATCGGGCAAAAAGTTGAAAATAAAAATGATGCCTAGGCGTTTGGGTGATCCGGCTAAGGTGTGGGCAGATAACACCAAGGCGGTTAAAGAGCTCGGCTGGCAACCGAAATATACGGACATCAACGACATCGTCAAAACCGCCTGGAGTTGGCACTCAAAATTATCCAAATAG
- a CDS encoding DUF2157 domain-containing protein yields MATKEEILDYIKLLAEQKVVSKEELNLAFDSGNGGQIDGTTPKKLNISEVLYFLGGGIVFLGIAIMIAQNWVGLSSFTKILATLGSGIAAYAVGYVFSRDHRTEAVSSAFYLLSALVLPIGLWVVFGGSPTFDPKHGIQAIIAAILLALFLGSYLAFRKNLFALFSVMYGTWLFFSLTSMMASGNAYLYGVNFYQYRALALGVSYMLLGNAFSKNSLISIHGYLYSFGILGFLGSALSLCNWWSSENLFWVFAFPLLVLGAISISVRIKSKAFLVFGTIYLMIYILLVTARYFSTGLGWPLSLVMAGLALIGIVFAAVSVKKKYLTK; encoded by the coding sequence ATGGCAACAAAAGAAGAGATTTTAGATTACATTAAACTGTTGGCCGAGCAAAAAGTGGTGAGCAAAGAAGAGCTTAATTTAGCGTTTGATTCGGGCAACGGTGGCCAAATAGACGGTACGACTCCCAAAAAGCTTAACATCTCTGAAGTGCTGTATTTCTTGGGTGGTGGGATTGTGTTTTTGGGCATCGCTATCATGATCGCGCAAAACTGGGTAGGCTTAAGCAGCTTTACAAAAATATTAGCAACACTTGGGTCCGGTATCGCCGCCTATGCGGTTGGTTACGTATTCAGTCGAGATCATCGTACCGAAGCAGTTAGCTCCGCATTCTATTTATTGTCTGCGCTGGTTTTGCCAATTGGATTATGGGTGGTTTTTGGCGGCTCACCCACGTTCGATCCTAAGCATGGTATCCAAGCGATCATCGCCGCAATATTACTAGCATTATTCTTGGGATCATATCTGGCATTCCGCAAGAATTTATTTGCCTTGTTTAGCGTTATGTATGGAACGTGGTTGTTCTTTAGCCTAACTTCTATGATGGCAAGCGGGAATGCATATTTGTACGGTGTAAATTTTTATCAATACCGCGCCCTCGCGTTGGGTGTGTCCTATATGCTACTTGGAAACGCTTTTTCCAAGAACTCACTAATATCGATTCACGGATACCTTTACAGCTTTGGAATACTTGGGTTTCTTGGCTCGGCATTGTCACTATGCAACTGGTGGTCAAGCGAAAATCTATTTTGGGTGTTTGCTTTTCCGCTCTTAGTATTGGGGGCAATCTCTATTAGTGTTCGTATCAAGAGCAAAGCATTTTTGGTTTTTGGCACAATTTATCTAATGATTTATATTTTGTTGGTTACGGCAAGATACTTCTCCACTGGCCTTGGTTGGCCACTTTCACTGGTGATGGCCGGGTTAGCGTTGATTGGTATTGTTTTTGCCGCTGTCTCGGTTAAAAAGAAATATCTAACCAAGTAA
- a CDS encoding NUDIX domain-containing protein, whose protein sequence is MNDELLDVIDLDDNVVGKATRAQIYAERLPHRIVHVLIFNNDGKILLTKMSKNRKIFGGHFGTAAGGHVKSDESYEDAAKRELFEEIGIDTKIEMLDMNWYIDTRQDKPLHKSIAVFKAIHNGPFSLSPDEVDDVQFYAKDEVDQLRSASHPFAPELEYILDSINVFAK, encoded by the coding sequence ATGAACGACGAGCTATTAGATGTAATTGATTTGGATGATAATGTGGTTGGCAAGGCAACGCGGGCACAAATCTACGCCGAAAGACTACCCCACCGCATTGTCCACGTGCTTATTTTTAATAATGATGGCAAAATTTTGCTTACCAAAATGAGTAAAAACCGTAAAATATTCGGTGGACATTTTGGCACCGCCGCCGGGGGGCACGTTAAATCAGATGAAAGTTACGAAGACGCGGCTAAGCGCGAGTTGTTCGAAGAAATCGGAATTGATACAAAAATCGAGATGTTAGATATGAACTGGTATATAGATACACGCCAAGACAAACCGCTCCACAAATCGATCGCGGTTTTTAAGGCAATTCATAATGGACCGTTTTCACTTAGTCCCGATGAAGTAGATGATGTGCAGTTTTATGCAAAAGACGAGGTAGATCAATTACGATCAGCTAGCCACCCCTTCGCCCCTGAACTGGAATATATTTTAGATTCAATTAACGTTTTTGCAAAATAG